CAAGTAAAGCTAGATATTGAAAGTTATAAAATTAAGTCAGATAGTTTAGGAAATGAAACAAGGGTACCAATTAACGATTGGGTAGATGTTGGTTTCTTTATGGACAATGATGAAGAAAGGCTATACGAACAACGACGATTAAAATTCAATAAAGACAAGTCTACATTGACTATTGAGCTGGACTCACTTCCTGCAAAAGCCGCTATTGACCCAAGACACATCTTAATAGACCGTGTATTTAAGGATAATATTAAAGGACTAAGTATCGAAGAATAGTTTCAACTTATACAAACTATAAAAACACCTTAACTATTAATTTAGCTAAGGTGTTTTCTTTTAATTAGCTTTGTGTTATGGTGAAGGCATTTCAAATACGATTAAATTTACATCAAGAAAAAAGGCCAGATGGTTTACTTAACAAAGCGGCTTACGATTTAGATATTCCTACTTCAAAGATTCATGGAATTAAAGTCTTAAGAAAATCTATCGATGCTCGTAAACGAAAAATCATGTTTAATTACAAAGTTGAAGTTTACATCAATGAACCAATGCCAGAATTATCTGATTACACCTTTGATTATAAAGATGTATCTAACGGAAAGCCAATACATATCATAGGTTTTGGTCCAGCGGGAATGTGGGCAGCATTACGTTGTATTGAGTTAGGTTTTAAACCAATTGTATTAGAAAGAGGAAAAAATGTCCGCGACCGTAGACGTGATTTAAAAGCCATAAACCAAGACCATATTGTCAATGAAGATTCCAACTATTGCTTCGGCGAAGGTGGCGCAGGAACATACAGTGATGGTAAATTATATACGAGAAGCTTAAAGCGTGGAGATGTTCGTCGCATTTTCGAAAGTTTGGTTTACCATGGTGCAACAGACCAAATTCTAATTGATGCACATCCACATATCGGCACAAATAAATTACCGAAAGTGGTAAAAAACATTCGAGAAACTATCTTAGAGTTTGGTGGCGAAGTTCATTTTGAAACACGGGTTACAGATTTCACTTTAAAAGACGATAAAATAGTAGCGATTCAACTTCAAAATGGTAACGAATTAGATGTTTATAAAGTAATTTTAGCAACAGGACACTCGGCACGAGATATTTTTTATTTATTGAATGAAAAGAATGTTGCACTAAAAGCAAAATCATTTGCAATGGGTGTTCGTGTAGAGCATCCACAACAAATAATTGACGGTATTCAATACCATTGCCCAAACGAAGCTAGAGACGAAATTCTTCCAGCAGCAGCATACAGTTTAGTCGAGCAAGTCAATGGTCGTGGTGTGTATTCCTTTTGTATGTGTCCAGGTGGATTTATTGTACCTGCAGCAACTGCAAACGGTGAAGTCGTTGTAAACGGTATGTCACCTTCAAAACGAAATAATAAATTCGCAAATTCGGGTATAGTTGTAGAGATTAATGCTGAACGTGATTTGTATAAATATGAAAAATTTGGTGAATTAAAAGCCTTAGAATATCAGAAAAATTTAGAACGCTTAGCTTTTACATCAGGTGGAAGAAATCAAACTGCACCAGCACAAAAATTGACTGATTTCGTAGAGGGTAAATTATCGGCAGACCTAAATAAAACTTCATACCAACCAGGTTTAAACTCATCACCTTTACACTCATTATTCCCTAAGTTAATTGGTGGTTCATTGAGAAAAGGCTTTAAAGCTTTTGGGGAAAAAATGAAAGGTTTTTATACCGAAGAAGCTAATATCATTGGTGTAGAATCACGGACTTCATCACCAGTAAATATTCCAAGAAATGAAACTTTAGAACATCCTGAAATCTCTAATTTGTTTCCTTGTGGCGAAGGTGGTGGATATGCTGGCGGAATTGTTTCTGCAGCAATGGATGGCGAACGATGTGCTGAGGCTGCATGCACTAAATAATTAAGAATATTTATCCTATTTTTGCGAGACTAATTTAATAACAATGAACGCATATATATTTCCAGGTCAAGGAGCTCAATTCTCAGGAATGGGATTAGACCTTTACGAAAACTCTCCGTTAGCACAAGAATTGTTTGAAAGAGCAAACGAGATTCTTGGTTTTTCTATTACTGATATCATGTTTGAAGGTTCTGCTGAAGACTTAAAACAAACAAAAGTTACCCAACCTGCAATCTTTTTACACTCTGTAATTTTAGCAAAAACTTTAGGTGATAGTTTTATACCAGATATGGTAGCTGGGCATTCGTTAGGAGAATTTTCGGCACTTGTTGCTGCAGGTGCTTTAACCTTTGAAGATGGACTTAAACTCGTTTCACAACGTGCTCAAGCCATGCAAAAAGCTTGCGAATTACAACCAAGTACAATGGCAGCCGTTTTAGGTTTAGAAGATTCGGTTGTAGAAAAAATTTGTGAAGATACAGAAGGTGTTGTTGTCGCTGCAAATTATAATTGTCCAGGTCAATTAGTGATTTCTGGAGAAGTTGAAGCTATTAATCGTGCTTGTGAAGCGATGAAAGATGCAGGCGCAAGACGCGCACTAGTATTACCTGTTGGTGGTGCTTTTCACTCACCAATGATGGAGCCTGCTCGTGAAGAATTAGCTGCGGCCATAGAAAACACAACATTTAGCAAGCCAAATTGCCCAATTTACCAAAATGTAACAGCATCTGCAATCACAGATGAAACTGAGATTAAAGCCAATTTAATTTCACAATTAACAGCACCTGTACGTTGGACACAATCTGTACAACAAATGATTGCCGATGGCGGAAATCACTTTACAGAAGTTGGTCCTGGAAAAGTGTTACAAGGCTTAGTCCGTAAGATTAATCGTGAAGCTGAAACAGCTTCCGCTTCATTTGAAACTAACGCCTAAATTTTATTGTTTTGAACAGAAATTTATTTATTACAGTTATAATTATATTCAACGTTGCTATAGACCAAATCTCAAAAGTTTTGGTTAGAGCAAATATAAGTGAAAGCCCTCGTGAAGAAATCCAATTAATTGGACAGAAATTTATAATGACCAACGTATTCAACGAAGGCGCTTTTTTAGGTATGGGTAGCGATATGAATCCTACATTACATTTTATTTTTTTAAAGCTACTACCACTTTTGGTTTTAGGGTATGTTGTTTATTACATTATAAAAACTAAGGAATTAGACCGGTTAAGTTTAATAGCATTTAGCTGTATTGTTGGTGGTGGGCTATCTAACGTTTTTGATCGTTTCGCCTTTGGAAAAGTTACTGACTTTTTCTATATCGATTTAGGTGGCGTATTTAAAACAGGTATTTTTAATGTCGCTGATGTCGCGGTAACAACTGGTATGTTTATGCTAATATTTAGCAACTTTATTTTGAAAAAGAAAAAGGATATTATTACAGAGAAATAATATGCTTAACTATATAGGAAATAGTTATTATTAATATTCCTTTAGATATGTAACTCCTTTTTTAAGTTCATCAACAATCTCATCTTTGTTAATCTTAAATTGTGTCCTCAAAGTCTTGTATTTATTGTTTTTATCGGTGAGATACAAATCAATATGTAAATGAGGTGCGGTACTCCAACCCACATTACCACTTAGCCCAATATAATCCCCTTTTTCTATTTTTTGTCCTTTACGAACCTTTACACCGTTTTGCTTAAAATGTAAATATTGCATTATTGTACCATCATCATGTAATATTTTGACAAGATTATTATACTCAGCACATTTTGATTCATTACAACGTTTAAAATTTTTTTCAACTACTTGGACAACGATTCCATCTCTGCAAGCCAGTATCTTTGTACCGACAGGCATATCAAAATCAATTGCAAATTTGTTTTGATGAGAAATATTACCATTATAGCCTTGACCAATCTTAAAAGATTTATTGGGTTCAAAAGGTAAATCATAAACAAAATCTTCATCATACTCAGTATCAGTTAAATCACCTAAGTAAGTTTTTGCGTTACCTTTTTTAAATTTCCATCCTTTAGACTTATCTATTTTATCAAATCGCACTACTTCGTAACCTTCCGTCTTAGGTGGAACAACAACAAAAGTCCCATTTGGCTTATCTGCTTTAAGATTTGTTGCATTATAATCTAACACAAAAGTAATTGGCAACCAATTTTCATTATTAGCCAATAGTCGAGTACCACCGTCATAATTTTCCCAATAAGATTTGTAGGCTTTAATCCAGTCTCTATTTTGCGCATTTGTCCCTAAGAAAACTAATAGTATTACTAAGGTGAATAGTTTTTTCATATTAGAATTATTTTTTATAAACTTTACCTTCTTTCATTACAAAAACAACATTTTCCATTGTTTTAATATTTTTTGTTGGGTCTTCATCTACTGCTATAATATCTGCGATGAACCCACCTTTAATTTGCCCTAATTTATCTTCCATCTTTAATATCATTGCATTTGTAGTTGTTGCACTCTGTAAAGTTTCTATAGCTGGCATACCAGCTTCAACCATGTAGAAAAACTCTTTTCCATTATCACCATGATAAAAAACAGCGGCATCTGTACCAAATGCAATACCAACACCAGCTTTATATGCGCGGCTGAACATGCCTTGAATTTTCGGGCCAATATCTAAAGCCTTTGGTACAATGACTTCAGGGTAATACCCTTTTATTTTTGCTTTATCAGACACAAATTTACCAGCACTAATAGTAGGTACTAAATACACATCATTTTTTTTCATAAGTTCCATCGTTTCAGAACTCATTAGTGTGCCATGCTCTATCGTTTTTACACCTCCAAGAATTGCTCGTTGCATACCTTCGTCTCCGTGTGCATGAGCAGCTACATGAAATCCATAGTCTTTAGCTGTTTCGCAAATTGCTTTTATTTCCTCCAATGTAAACTGAGGATTTTGTCCATTCTTTGCAACGCTTAAAACACCACCTGTTGCGGTAATTTTAATTAAATCAGCACCATTTTTGTAGCGTTGTCTTACAGCTTTTTTTGCATCTTCAACTCCATTAACCACACCTTCTTTTGGCCCTGGATTACCAATTAAACTTCGCTTTGCACCATTTGTAGGATCTGCATGTCCACCAGTTGTTGCTAATGCTTTTTCTGCGGTTAAGATTCTTGGACCTTTTACCTTCCCAAGATTTATTGCATTACGTAACGATACATTAACTCCAGATCCGCCTAAATCTCTAACGGTTGTAAAACCATTCATTAATGTAACTTCGGCATAATGGATTGAATTAAAAGCTACATCTGCATCATTCAATGTATACGCTTGCAAATATTTTTTAGGATTAGTTTCTGACTCTATATGTACATGCATATCAATCAATCCTGGCATAACTGTTTTAGATTTCAAATCAATCACAGTCCCATTTTCAGGCTTTACATAACCATCTTCTACACTAGTAATCTTAATACCAGAAACGATAATGGTTTTCTCCGTTAAAACTTTCCCAGACTTCGTATCTATTAATTTACCACAATGCAAATATGTGTTTTGAGCGTATGTACTTATTGCAAATAGTAAAACGCACAATTTTAAAAATCCTTTCATATTATGTTTATTTAGTTCTTATTTTTTGTTCCCATTTCCAAGCATCTAATATGGCATCATTTAAGGAGTATTGTGGTTTCCATCCCAAAGTATTATTCACTTTGGTTGTGTCCGCATATGCAGAAATCACATCTCCTTTTCGCCTTTCGACTATTTTATAATTCAATTTTTGCTTAGAAACATCTTCAAATGCTTTAATAACTTCAATTACCGAACTTCCTTTTCCTGTTCCTATATTAAAAACTTCAAAATTATTTTCTTGCTGATTTTTAAACAACCTTTTTAATGCCGAAACATGTGCCTTTGCAACGTCTACGACATGTATATAGTCTCTTATACAAGTCCCATCTTTAGTCGGATAGTCATTACCAAAGACAGATAACTGCTCTCGAAGTCCTATTGCAGTTTGGGTTATATATGGAACTAAATTTTGAGGAATTCCCTGAGGTAATTCTCCAATATGTGCTGAACTGTGTGCGCCTATTGGATTAAAATAACGCAGTGCGATTGTATTTAATTTTGTGTTTATTTGGCAAGAATCCTTCAGTATTTCTTCTCCTACTTGCTTGGTATTACCATATGGTGAACGCGCTTTTTTTATAGGTGAACTCTCAGTTATTGGCTGTATATCAGCTTCGCCATAAACAGTGCAGGACGAACTAAAAATAAAGTTTTGGTGGTTTAGTTTTTGAAACTCTTGAAGCACATAAATCAAAGTTGATATATTATTTTCATAATAATGCAATGGCTTTTCTACACTTTCGCCAACAGCTTTACTTGCTGCAAAATGTATAACGCCATCAATATCTTGATGGCGTTTAAAGAATTTTTTGACTTTATCTTTATCTCTTAAATCTATATTTTCAAACTCTGGTTTAACTCCTGTAATGTTGGTGATTCCATCAAGAACGTCTTTTGAAGAGTTTGACAAATTATCAATCACTACAACATTATGTCCTTCATTTTGAAGTTCTACAACGGTATGCGAACCAATATAACCAAGTCCTCCAGTGACTAAAACCTTCATATAAAAATATTAAGCATCAATAAAATCCAACACGGTTTTGGTTATAAAATCTATTTGTTCATCCTCCAACTCGGTATGCATTGGTAAGGAAATTACAGATTGTACCAATTGATTTGTCACTGTAAAATCGGCTTCATTATAACGTTCGTCTAAATAAGCTTTTTGCTTGTGCAATGGTATTGGATAATATACACCACATGGAATTCCTTTTTCATTTAAATGTGCAACAAGGGCATCGCGATCTACATTTTTTAAATTTAAAGTATATTGATGAAACACGTGACAATCACAGGTATCACATATGCCACCACATTCAGTTAACCCACTTGGCGTTGTAATTTTTTCGTGTCCTTTAAATGCTGAATTATATTTACGAGCTGCATTTCTACGTGCATCATTATACGAATCTAAATGAGGTAATTTGGCATCCAAAACAGCTGCTTGCATAGAATCTAATCGCGAATTTACTCCGATAACATCGTGATGATAACGTTTGTACATACCATGATTAACAATACCTCTTATGATATGGGCTAAATCATCGTCATTTGTAAAAATAGCACCACCATCGCCATAACATCCTAAATTTTTTGATGGGAAAAATGAGGTTGAAGCTACGTGTCCAATGACTCCTGTTTTGGTTTTAGAACCATCTTTATGGGTGTAATTTCCACCTATACCTTGAGCATTATCCTCTATGACATAAAGGTTATGTTCTTTAGCTAAATCCATAATCTCGTTCATATTTGCAGCTAATCCAAATAAATGTACAGGCACTATGGCCTTAGTTTTTGGAGTTATTGCCTTTCTTACCGCATCGACATCAATGTTAAAAGTTACTGGATCTACATCTACTAAAACTGGTGTTAATTTTAATAGAGCAATAACCTCTACAGTTGCTGCAAAGGTAAAATCTGCTGTTATAACCTCATCACCTTGCTCTAAACCTAAGCCCATCATGGCAATTTGTAAGGCATCAGTTCCGTTTGCACACGGAATAACGTGTTTAACGTCAAGGTATTCTTCTAAGTTTTTTTGGAACTGGTGGACTTTAGGTCCATTTATAAAAGCAGCACTTTCTATAACTTCATTTAAAGATGGATTAATAACATCTTTAATTTTTGCGTATTGGCCTTGTAAATCGACCATTTGAATCTTTTTCATTCTCGTTGGATATTAAAAATAAGATAGCCTTTTGACTACTAGCGAAAGTACAAAATTGTTATGGCTCGTCAATGTAATTCATTCAAAGAAATGTATTTTAGCATAAATCAAATGTCTTGAGGTTACTTTACACAATAGGAATTTATTTAACTGGTCTAGTCCTAAAGGTTATATCATTATTTAGCTCTAAAATAAAACTTGGTGTTATTGGGAGAGCTAAAACATTTGATATACTAAAAAATAAAATCTCAACTACAGACAAAATTATTTGGATGCATTGTGCGTCTCTCGGGGAATTTGAACAGGGTTTACCTTTACTACAAGGCTTAAAGAAAGAGTATAAAAATTATAAAATTATAGTTTCATTTTTTTCACCATCTGGTTATCAAGTTAAAAAAGATACACCTGCCGCAGACGTGGTTGTTTATTTACCTTTGGATACTCCAACAAATGCAAAGCGTTTTTTAGATATTGTTCGTCCCGAATTGATTCTTTTTGTGAAATATGAAATTTGGCCAAATATTATTTTAGAAGCAAAAAAAAGAAAAATACAATCATTATTAATATCAGCTACTTTTAGGCCTAAACAAGTGTATTTTAAATGGTATGGTAATCTTATGCGAAAAGCATTACTTTCTTTTAATCATATTTTTACTCAAGATAAAGACTCTAAAAACCTAATAAAAAGTATTGGCTATGATTCAGTAACAGTTTCTGGTGATACACGTTTTGACCGCGTGAATCAACAGCTAAATGTAGATAATAAAGTTTTATTTGTCGAAAATTTTACTGGAGATAAAACCACTATTGTTTTTGGAAGCTCTTGGCCTGCAGACGATGAACTTTTTATACCGTTTATAAATTCAAACAATACTAATGGTATAAAATATATAATTGCACCTCACAATATCAAACCCAGCTATATAAATTCAATAAAAAAACAGTTGAAAGTTAAAACGATTTGCTTCTCTGAAATAGATGAAAAAAATCTATCTGATTATGATGTATTTATATTAGACACTATAGGTTACCTAGGTCGTGTTTACAGTTATGCAGATATTGCTTATGTTGGTGGTGGTGCTGGACATACAGGATTACATAACATTTTAGAGCCAGCAGTTTTTGGAATACCAATTGTTATTGGCAAAAACTATAATAATTTTCCAGAAGCAGAAGCACTTGTAAAACTTAAAGGTGTTACAGTTGTTAAAAATGAAAATGAATTTAATAATGTGCTTACAGAACTTTTGAATAACTACTCCAAACAAAAAGTCCAAGGTGAAATAAACTCATCATACATTAAGAGAAATATTGGAGCAGTCATCCAAATTATGGATTATATACGTATATAACGTATTGCTAAAACATTTTTTAGTAATTTTAAAAAATCAACCAAATAAAACTAAAATTAAGATGAAAAAAATCGTAAAAACTTTATCGCTTTGCGCAATGGTAGCATTAGCATTTACTTCTTGTAAGGAAACAAAAGCTGAAGCTGAAAAAGCAGCAGACAAGATGGAAGAAGCTGCCGAAAAAACTGGTGTTGCAATTGATGAAGCTGCCAAAGACCTTAAAGATGCTGCAAACGAAACTGCAGATAATGCTAAAGATGCAGTTAGTACTATGATGGCTGACGCTCAAAATGAATTAAAGGCTGCAGAAGAGGCACTTGCAAACGCTACTGGTGAAGCTAAAGAAAAAGCTCAAGCAACTGTAGATGCTGCAAAAGCAAAACTTGAAGAAGTTAAGAATAAAGCTTCTGAGTCTGTAGAAGATGCAAAAGATACTATAGAAGGTGTTAAAGATGCAGCCAATTATGCTGTTGATGATGCTGTTGATGATGCAAAAAAAGTAGAAAGCGACGCTGTGGATAAACTAAAAACAGGTAATTAATATTATCTAATTTTATAGCTTAAAAGGTCTAGAAATAATCTAGGCCTTTTTTTGTGTTGTATCATTAAAGATTAGCTCACTTTTTACCATTATAGTTTTATGAGGTATCTTATATACAGATCCTAAATGGTTTAATAGTAACTCAGCTGAATTTTGGCCT
This DNA window, taken from Winogradskyella sp. PC-19, encodes the following:
- a CDS encoding M23 family metallopeptidase, translating into MKKLFTLVILLVFLGTNAQNRDWIKAYKSYWENYDGGTRLLANNENWLPITFVLDYNATNLKADKPNGTFVVVPPKTEGYEVVRFDKIDKSKGWKFKKGNAKTYLGDLTDTEYDEDFVYDLPFEPNKSFKIGQGYNGNISHQNKFAIDFDMPVGTKILACRDGIVVQVVEKNFKRCNESKCAEYNNLVKILHDDGTIMQYLHFKQNGVKVRKGQKIEKGDYIGLSGNVGWSTAPHLHIDLYLTDKNNKYKTLRTQFKINKDEIVDELKKGVTYLKEY
- a CDS encoding 3-deoxy-D-manno-octulosonic acid transferase produces the protein MRLLYTIGIYLTGLVLKVISLFSSKIKLGVIGRAKTFDILKNKISTTDKIIWMHCASLGEFEQGLPLLQGLKKEYKNYKIIVSFFSPSGYQVKKDTPAADVVVYLPLDTPTNAKRFLDIVRPELILFVKYEIWPNIILEAKKRKIQSLLISATFRPKQVYFKWYGNLMRKALLSFNHIFTQDKDSKNLIKSIGYDSVTVSGDTRFDRVNQQLNVDNKVLFVENFTGDKTTIVFGSSWPADDELFIPFINSNNTNGIKYIIAPHNIKPSYINSIKKQLKVKTICFSEIDEKNLSDYDVFILDTIGYLGRVYSYADIAYVGGGAGHTGLHNILEPAVFGIPIVIGKNYNNFPEAEALVKLKGVTVVKNENEFNNVLTELLNNYSKQKVQGEINSSYIKRNIGAVIQIMDYIRI
- a CDS encoding DegT/DnrJ/EryC1/StrS family aminotransferase; the encoded protein is MKKIQMVDLQGQYAKIKDVINPSLNEVIESAAFINGPKVHQFQKNLEEYLDVKHVIPCANGTDALQIAMMGLGLEQGDEVITADFTFAATVEVIALLKLTPVLVDVDPVTFNIDVDAVRKAITPKTKAIVPVHLFGLAANMNEIMDLAKEHNLYVIEDNAQGIGGNYTHKDGSKTKTGVIGHVASTSFFPSKNLGCYGDGGAIFTNDDDLAHIIRGIVNHGMYKRYHHDVIGVNSRLDSMQAAVLDAKLPHLDSYNDARRNAARKYNSAFKGHEKITTPSGLTECGGICDTCDCHVFHQYTLNLKNVDRDALVAHLNEKGIPCGVYYPIPLHKQKAYLDERYNEADFTVTNQLVQSVISLPMHTELEDEQIDFITKTVLDFIDA
- a CDS encoding NAD(P)/FAD-dependent oxidoreductase, translating into MVKAFQIRLNLHQEKRPDGLLNKAAYDLDIPTSKIHGIKVLRKSIDARKRKIMFNYKVEVYINEPMPELSDYTFDYKDVSNGKPIHIIGFGPAGMWAALRCIELGFKPIVLERGKNVRDRRRDLKAINQDHIVNEDSNYCFGEGGAGTYSDGKLYTRSLKRGDVRRIFESLVYHGATDQILIDAHPHIGTNKLPKVVKNIRETILEFGGEVHFETRVTDFTLKDDKIVAIQLQNGNELDVYKVILATGHSARDIFYLLNEKNVALKAKSFAMGVRVEHPQQIIDGIQYHCPNEARDEILPAAAYSLVEQVNGRGVYSFCMCPGGFIVPAATANGEVVVNGMSPSKRNNKFANSGIVVEINAERDLYKYEKFGELKALEYQKNLERLAFTSGGRNQTAPAQKLTDFVEGKLSADLNKTSYQPGLNSSPLHSLFPKLIGGSLRKGFKAFGEKMKGFYTEEANIIGVESRTSSPVNIPRNETLEHPEISNLFPCGEGGGYAGGIVSAAMDGERCAEAACTK
- the fabD gene encoding ACP S-malonyltransferase, yielding MNAYIFPGQGAQFSGMGLDLYENSPLAQELFERANEILGFSITDIMFEGSAEDLKQTKVTQPAIFLHSVILAKTLGDSFIPDMVAGHSLGEFSALVAAGALTFEDGLKLVSQRAQAMQKACELQPSTMAAVLGLEDSVVEKICEDTEGVVVAANYNCPGQLVISGEVEAINRACEAMKDAGARRALVLPVGGAFHSPMMEPAREELAAAIENTTFSKPNCPIYQNVTASAITDETEIKANLISQLTAPVRWTQSVQQMIADGGNHFTEVGPGKVLQGLVRKINREAETASASFETNA
- the galE gene encoding UDP-glucose 4-epimerase GalE, with the protein product MKVLVTGGLGYIGSHTVVELQNEGHNVVVIDNLSNSSKDVLDGITNITGVKPEFENIDLRDKDKVKKFFKRHQDIDGVIHFAASKAVGESVEKPLHYYENNISTLIYVLQEFQKLNHQNFIFSSSCTVYGEADIQPITESSPIKKARSPYGNTKQVGEEILKDSCQINTKLNTIALRYFNPIGAHSSAHIGELPQGIPQNLVPYITQTAIGLREQLSVFGNDYPTKDGTCIRDYIHVVDVAKAHVSALKRLFKNQQENNFEVFNIGTGKGSSVIEVIKAFEDVSKQKLNYKIVERRKGDVISAYADTTKVNNTLGWKPQYSLNDAILDAWKWEQKIRTK
- a CDS encoding metal-dependent hydrolase family protein, translated to MKGFLKLCVLLFAISTYAQNTYLHCGKLIDTKSGKVLTEKTIIVSGIKITSVEDGYVKPENGTVIDLKSKTVMPGLIDMHVHIESETNPKKYLQAYTLNDADVAFNSIHYAEVTLMNGFTTVRDLGGSGVNVSLRNAINLGKVKGPRILTAEKALATTGGHADPTNGAKRSLIGNPGPKEGVVNGVEDAKKAVRQRYKNGADLIKITATGGVLSVAKNGQNPQFTLEEIKAICETAKDYGFHVAAHAHGDEGMQRAILGGVKTIEHGTLMSSETMELMKKNDVYLVPTISAGKFVSDKAKIKGYYPEVIVPKALDIGPKIQGMFSRAYKAGVGIAFGTDAAVFYHGDNGKEFFYMVEAGMPAIETLQSATTTNAMILKMEDKLGQIKGGFIADIIAVDEDPTKNIKTMENVVFVMKEGKVYKK
- the lspA gene encoding signal peptidase II — translated: MNRNLFITVIIIFNVAIDQISKVLVRANISESPREEIQLIGQKFIMTNVFNEGAFLGMGSDMNPTLHFIFLKLLPLLVLGYVVYYIIKTKELDRLSLIAFSCIVGGGLSNVFDRFAFGKVTDFFYIDLGGVFKTGIFNVADVAVTTGMFMLIFSNFILKKKKDIITEK